A region from the Corylus avellana chromosome ca7, CavTom2PMs-1.0 genome encodes:
- the LOC132187832 gene encoding protein neprosin-like yields MGRYKTWRVLSGVDKVSLESWAGLNEVLVGSRQGPWFVGGRSIGTKESKEFVKHKGTLKTIELKSLQGKDGDVIDCVDIHQQPAFDHPLLKNHTIQMEPSFIRKVTNGELYNAEVFQGWHEDEECPEGTIPIRHAREDEYYGHRTIPPLARRKELNIRVDDDVHKGHEYATTHLNSGNYYGGHAAINIWSPLTMDGDFSLAQIWVVAGHGKELNTVEAGWKVVSNNKKPKLFIYWTRDAYVKTGCYNLACPGFVQVNRKFVVGTPLKHVSSYKGTQYDIELTIHKDKGNWWLQVQDQAIGYWPQSIFTHLASKATSISWGGEIYSRGKEGHHTSTHMGSGHFPSEGYGKASYFRNIQYMNRNGKFIDAGKKLHRDTTKSSCYSTSIVSNKNGGNGTQIYFGGPGYSVKCP; encoded by the exons atgGGGCGTTACAAGACCTGGCGGGTCCTGAGCGGGGTTGACAAGGTCTCGCTtgagtcctgggcgggtctcaACGAGGTCCTAGTCGGGTCCCGGCAAGGTCCTTG GTTTGTTGGTGGAAGAAGTATTGGGACCAAGGAAAGCAAAGAGTTTGTTAAGCATAAAGGAACTCTCAAAACCATTGAG TTAAAATCTTTGCAGGGTAAGGATGGTGACGTAATTGACTGTGTAGATATCCATCAACAACCTGCTTTCGACCATCCATTACTCAAAAATCATACCATACAG atggAACCCAGTTTCATTCGGAAGGTAACAAATGGAGAATTATACAATGCCGAGGTATTTCAAGGTTGGCATGAGGATGAAGAATGCCCTGAAGGAACAATCCCAATTAGACATGCCCGAGAGGATGAATATTATGGCCACCGAACAATACCCCCACTTGCACGTCGGAAAGAGCTTAATATTCGCGTTGATGATGATGTTCATAAAGGGCATGAG TACGCTACAACTCATTTGAATTCTGGCAACTACTATGGAGGACATGCAGCAATTAACATATGGAGCCCTTTGACAATGGATGGGGACTTTAGCCTTGCTCAAATATGGGTTGTGGCAGGTCATGGCAAAGAACTAAACACCGTTGAAGCAGGATGGAAG GTTGTTTCGAATAACAAGAAACCCAAGCTTTTCATATACTGGACT CGGGATGCATACGTTAAAACTGGGTGCTACAATCTTGCTTGTCCTGGTTTTGTGCAAGTAAATCGTAAATTTGTAGTTGGTACTCCCCTAAAGCATGTTTCAAGCTACAAAGGGACGCAATACGATATAGAGCTAACCATACACAAG GATAAAGGAAATTGGTGGCTACAAGTGCAAGATCAAGCTATTGGATATTGGCCTCAGTCAATCTTCACACATTTAGCAAGCAAGGCTACGTCAATCAGCTGGGGTGGAGAGATTTATTCCCGAGGAAAAGAGGGACATCACACATCAACTCATATGGGGAGTGGACATTTTCCTAGTGAAGGTTATGGAAAAGCAAGTTATTTTCGTAATATTCAATATATGAATAGAAATGGCAAATTCATTGATGCTGGTAAGAAATTGCATCGAGATACAACAAAATCTTCGTGCTATAGTACAAGTATTGTGAGCAATAAGAATGGAGGCAATGGAACCCAAATCTATTTTGGGGGTCCTGGGTATTCGGTAAAATGTCcttag
- the LOC132187833 gene encoding protein neprosin-like produces the protein MIDVDDTSNSYHELVKAYFFTTLGSEEIVDNHEEEEKEAQVEHPEQIKSPADTSLSKDKEVRTEVPSFFIVSLETHHEPKVSGLQCLKEPYYVKIFKDLCTQKSLQGKDGDVIDCVDIYQQPAFNHPLLKNHTIQMEPSSIPNVTNRAFNNVEFSQGWLENGECPEGTIPIRQAREDEYDVHRAIPPVAHRKKFNISLDYDYNRGHEYAVVDLRGGNYYGAHASINVWNPATYTGEISIAQIWLASGPKNLINTIEAGWLVNSRDKQTRFFIYWTLYMWFKRDGYQRTGCYNLDCPGFVQVNRRFAIGSPIKPISSYNSKQYEIGITIYKNKGNWWLRLQDQVLGYWPHLIYTYLASSATGISWGGEIYNKGEGGRHTSTQMGSGHFPSEGYGKASYFRNIQYMDYTGKFNDPDQGLVAYATKPSCYSISVSNNKNGGYGTNFYFGGPGYSPICPS, from the exons ATGATTGATGTGGATGATACTAgtaattcttatcatgagcttGTCAAAGCTTATTTTTTCACCACACTTGgaagtgaggaaattgtggataaccatgaggaggaagaaaaagaggcgCAAGTTGAGCACCCAGAGCAAATTAAGTCCCCAGCAGATACTAGTCTATCCAAGGACAAGGAAGTGAGAACTGAAGTTCCTTCCTTCTTCATAGTctctcttgagacacatcatgaACCTAAAGTTTCAGGgcttcaatgtctcaaagagccatatTATGTCAAGATCTTCAAGGACTTATGCACACAA AAATCTTTGCAGGGTAAGGATGGTGACGTAATAGACTGTGTTGATATCTATCAACAACCTGCATTCAACCATCCATTACTCAAGAATCATACTATACAG ATGGAACCCAGTTCCATTCCAAATGTAACAAACAGAGCATTCAACAATGTCGAGTTTTCACAAGGTTGGCTTGAGAATGGAGAATGCCCTGAAGGAACAATCCCAATTCGACAAGCTCGAGAAGATGAATATGATGTACATCGTGCTATACCCCCAGTTGCACATCGGAAAAAGTTTAATATCAGCCTTGATTATGATTATAATCGTGGTCACGAg taCGCTGTAGTTGATCTACGTGGTGGCAATTACTATGGAGCACATGCATCAATTAACGTATGGAACCCTGCAACATATACTGGGGAAATTAGCATTGCTCAAATATGGCTTGCATCCGGTCCTAAGAACCTAATAAACACCATTGAAGCTGGATGGCTG GTTAATTCCCGTGACAAGCAAACCAGGTTCTTCATATACTGGACT CTGTACATGTGGTTTAAGCGCGATGGGTACCAAAGAACTGGGTGCTACAATCTTGATTGTCCTGGTTTCGTGCAAGTAAACCGTAGATTTGCAATTGGTTCTCCCATTAAGCCTATCTCAAGCTACAACTCAAAGCAATATGAGATAGGGATAACCATATACAAG AATAAGGGAAATTGGTGGCTACGGTTGCAAGATCAAGTACTTGGATACTGGCCTCACTTAATCTACACATACTTGGCTAGTAGTGCTACCGGAATTAGCTGGGGTGGAGAGATTTACAACAAAGGGGAAGGGGGACGTCATACATCAACTCAAATGGGAAGTGGACATTTTCCGAGTGAAGGCTATGGAAAAGCAAGTTATTTTCGCAATATTCAATATATGGATTACACAGGAAAATTCAATGACCCTGACCAAGGACTGGtagcatatgcaacaaaacCTTCATGCTATAGTATAAGTGTTTCCAACAATAAGAATGGAGGCTATGGAACCAATTTCTATTTTGGGGGTCCTGGGTATTCACCAATATGTCCGTCTtag